From a single Staphylococcus epidermidis genomic region:
- the lnsB gene encoding CPBP family lipoprotein N-acylation protein LnsB translates to MDIKQSSEKQGRPHHLSDSRTVLKRNFILIPTYILLQSIIPIIVVFGSLGITAMITQQAPPQWLYHFSLSLSFVIAQGLILIIFYKMHQSVINDVMKQQWIIAKNKIIKIVIVAIVVYLLLLIIRVIGTSLPNHLSYHLTQYEQRTLGLFKSPYVLLVTFISMVFLRPMVEQIIYRYLIIHELGKVWNRQFVIGLSILIETIVHVYDMASIFEIFPYIVIASAATILYIKSRDNLIVAYIFQVILQCILFIEILCKYTNF, encoded by the coding sequence ATGGATATTAAACAATCTTCAGAGAAACAAGGTCGACCGCATCATTTATCAGACAGTAGGACAGTTTTAAAAAGAAATTTTATATTAATACCAACTTATATTTTATTACAAAGTATCATACCAATCATTGTTGTTTTCGGCTCATTAGGGATCACTGCCATGATAACACAACAGGCACCACCACAATGGTTGTATCATTTTTCATTAAGTTTAAGTTTTGTGATTGCTCAAGGTCTAATATTAATTATCTTTTATAAAATGCATCAATCTGTAATAAATGATGTGATGAAGCAACAATGGATAATTGCAAAGAATAAAATAATTAAAATTGTAATAGTTGCGATTGTCGTATATTTATTATTACTTATAATTCGGGTGATTGGAACATCATTACCTAATCATTTAAGTTATCATCTCACGCAATACGAACAACGTACGCTAGGGCTATTTAAATCACCATATGTGTTGTTAGTTACTTTTATATCCATGGTATTCTTACGTCCAATGGTAGAACAAATCATTTATAGATATCTCATCATCCATGAATTAGGAAAAGTATGGAATAGACAATTTGTAATTGGTTTGTCTATTCTTATTGAAACGATCGTACATGTTTACGACATGGCATCGATTTTTGAAATTTTTCCATATATCGTTATTGCTTCAGCAGCTACAATACTATATATTAAATCGCGGGATAATTTAATTGTCGCTTATATATTTCAAGTGATTTTGCAATGTATCCTTTTTATAGAAATTTTATGTAAGTATACCAACTTTTAA
- a CDS encoding RNA degradosome polyphosphate kinase, protein MQTRLGEKDINLPQYYNNRELSWLDFNYRVLQESYDKNNPLLEKLNFISIFSSNLDEFFMVRVAGLKDQVKMGYDKPENKAQMTPQEQLDAIKIKNTDYVNTQYQRYNELIKELANYDIEMVKPEDLSDALIEKLEKEFKLSVLPTLTPLGIDAYHPFPKLNNKSLNIFVDIDTEDAINSAIVQIPSLIPRFLTLNEGTKQYVVMVEDVITYFINYLFTGYEVLNTFTFRITRNADLTIHEDGAEDLLIEIERFLKERKSGSAVRLELDCRTSEKENVEWLIDQLEIEDNDIYYLDGPLDLTFLFGLVDHLSHKLKYLTYEKYTPQPPRSLGNKNIYQLSLERDIFFHHPYESFEPIVDFIRQAADDPNTIAIKQTLYRVSKDSPIINSLKEAAENGKQVTVLVELKARFDEENNVHWARMLEDAGCHVIYGMTHLKTHSKIALVVKRINNELTSFVHLGTGNYNDKTAKLYTDMGIITTNKDIAEDAINFFNYLSGYSTKPEYNKLIVAPYDIRDVFIDRIDKEIRSHLQHGNGKIMMKMNSLTDKTIIEKLFEASQAGVKIQLIIRGICCLKPGIPGISENIEVVSIVGRLLEHSRIYYFHNNGEAHIYLSSADVMTRNMIKRVEILFPVEDKSIGQRLVNYMNLQLSDNQKGRYQDAQGVYHYVENNSSPLNSQSYLMQEAIKYGEELKKQSVQPSGQPVHSRRGGSWMRKLKNTFKR, encoded by the coding sequence ATGCAAACTCGATTGGGAGAAAAAGATATTAATTTACCGCAGTATTACAACAATAGGGAGTTAAGTTGGCTAGATTTTAACTATAGGGTATTACAAGAATCATATGATAAAAATAATCCGTTGCTTGAAAAACTTAATTTTATTTCTATCTTCAGTTCAAATTTAGATGAATTCTTTATGGTTCGAGTGGCTGGGTTAAAAGACCAAGTCAAAATGGGATATGACAAACCTGAAAATAAAGCACAAATGACGCCTCAAGAACAACTTGATGCTATTAAAATTAAAAATACAGACTATGTGAACACTCAATATCAACGTTATAACGAATTAATTAAAGAATTAGCCAATTACGATATTGAGATGGTAAAACCTGAAGACTTATCAGATGCATTGATAGAAAAATTAGAAAAAGAGTTCAAGTTAAGTGTCCTGCCGACACTCACTCCGTTAGGCATTGATGCGTATCATCCATTTCCAAAGTTAAATAATAAAAGTTTAAATATTTTTGTTGATATCGATACGGAAGATGCCATTAATTCAGCTATCGTTCAAATTCCTTCATTAATTCCACGCTTTTTAACTTTAAATGAGGGTACAAAACAATACGTTGTCATGGTAGAAGATGTGATTACGTATTTCATCAATTATTTATTTACAGGATACGAAGTACTAAATACTTTTACTTTCCGAATCACACGTAATGCAGATTTAACCATTCATGAAGATGGCGCTGAGGACTTGCTTATAGAAATTGAACGTTTCTTAAAAGAACGTAAGAGTGGTTCGGCTGTACGTTTAGAATTAGATTGTCGCACTTCTGAAAAAGAGAACGTAGAATGGTTAATCGATCAATTAGAAATTGAAGATAATGATATTTATTATTTAGATGGTCCACTTGATTTAACATTCTTATTTGGATTGGTTGATCATCTATCTCATAAGCTCAAATATTTAACGTATGAGAAATATACCCCTCAACCACCTAGATCATTAGGCAACAAGAATATCTATCAATTATCATTAGAAAGAGATATATTCTTCCACCATCCGTATGAATCATTTGAACCAATAGTTGACTTTATTCGACAAGCAGCAGATGACCCAAATACAATCGCTATCAAACAAACCTTGTATCGAGTGAGTAAGGATTCGCCGATTATTAACAGCTTAAAAGAAGCCGCTGAAAACGGCAAGCAAGTAACGGTGCTCGTAGAATTAAAAGCACGCTTTGATGAAGAAAATAACGTACATTGGGCACGTATGTTAGAAGATGCTGGCTGTCACGTTATTTATGGTATGACACATCTAAAAACGCATAGTAAAATTGCGCTAGTCGTTAAACGCATCAACAATGAACTTACGTCATTTGTTCATTTAGGCACAGGTAACTATAACGATAAAACTGCTAAATTATACACAGATATGGGTATCATCACGACAAATAAAGATATCGCTGAGGATGCAATTAACTTCTTTAATTACTTGAGTGGTTACTCAACAAAACCAGAATACAATAAATTGATTGTAGCACCATACGATATTCGAGACGTCTTCATTGATCGTATCGATAAAGAAATACGTAGTCATTTACAACATGGTAACGGTAAAATTATGATGAAAATGAACTCTTTAACCGATAAAACGATTATCGAAAAGCTCTTCGAAGCATCCCAAGCAGGCGTTAAAATCCAACTCATTATTCGTGGTATATGTTGTCTTAAACCAGGCATTCCAGGTATTAGCGAAAATATAGAGGTTGTTAGTATTGTGGGTCGTTTACTTGAACATTCACGTATTTACTACTTCCATAATAATGGTGAGGCGCATATTTATTTATCTTCAGCTGACGTTATGACACGTAATATGATTAAACGTGTCGAAATATTATTCCCTGTTGAAGATAAATCAATAGGACAACGATTAGTTAACTATATGAATTTACAATTATCTGACAACCAAAAAGGTCGTTACCAAGATGCACAAGGCGTTTATCATTATGTCGAAAACAATTCATCTCCTTTAAACTCTCAATCTTACTTGATGCAAGAAGCAATTAAGTATGGAGAAGAACTAAAAAAACAATCGGTACAACCTTCTGGACAACCCGTTCATTCTAGACGTGGTGGTAGTTGGATGCGAAAATTAAAAAACACATTTAAAAGATAA
- a CDS encoding M42 family metallopeptidase produces the protein MPESKALLKSLTDVNGISGHEMQVKSLMKDYLTPVSDDIVEDQLGGIFGKKNATHGTKSLMISGHLDEIGFIVTQIDEQGYIYFTPIGGWWNQVMLSQKVTITTESGKEIRGIIGSKPPHALSPEERKKPVDIKNMYIDIGVRNKEEAKEAGIELGNMITPYSEFESLANDKYLTAKAFDNRYGCALAVEVLQQLKDENIDINLYAGATVQEEVGLRGAKVAANLIKPDLAIAVDVGVAYDVPGMTSEKNEGKLGDGPLAILMDATSIAHDGLRKHIKDVAEHHNIPVQWATTPGGGTDAGSIHVANEGIPTITIGVPLRYMHSNVSVLNIDDYTNSVRLITEIVRSLNDDRYQALMW, from the coding sequence ATGCCAGAATCTAAAGCGTTACTTAAATCTTTAACAGATGTTAATGGTATTTCTGGACATGAAATGCAAGTTAAATCTTTAATGAAAGATTATTTAACACCTGTGAGCGATGATATCGTTGAAGACCAATTAGGTGGTATTTTTGGTAAAAAGAATGCTACTCATGGAACTAAATCTTTAATGATTTCTGGCCATTTAGATGAAATTGGCTTTATCGTTACACAAATTGATGAACAAGGATACATTTATTTCACGCCAATTGGTGGATGGTGGAATCAAGTCATGTTATCTCAAAAAGTGACGATTACTACTGAAAGTGGCAAAGAGATACGTGGAATTATTGGTTCTAAACCTCCACACGCCCTCTCGCCGGAAGAACGCAAAAAACCAGTTGATATTAAAAATATGTACATCGATATTGGTGTGCGTAATAAAGAAGAAGCGAAAGAAGCGGGAATCGAATTAGGTAATATGATTACACCTTATAGTGAATTTGAATCTTTAGCGAATGATAAATACTTAACTGCTAAAGCTTTTGATAATCGCTATGGATGTGCACTCGCTGTTGAAGTACTTCAACAACTAAAAGATGAAAACATAGACATCAATTTATATGCCGGTGCAACTGTACAAGAAGAAGTAGGTTTACGTGGTGCTAAAGTTGCAGCAAATTTGATTAAACCTGATTTAGCAATCGCGGTGGACGTCGGGGTTGCATACGATGTTCCAGGTATGACGAGTGAAAAAAATGAAGGTAAGTTGGGCGATGGTCCATTAGCAATATTAATGGATGCTACTAGTATCGCTCACGATGGTTTGCGCAAACATATTAAAGACGTTGCTGAGCATCATAATATTCCAGTACAGTGGGCAACAACACCTGGTGGTGGTACAGATGCAGGTAGCATTCATGTAGCCAATGAAGGTATCCCAACGATTACAATCGGCGTACCATTAAGATATATGCACTCTAATGTATCTGTGCTCAACATTGATGATTATACAAATTCAGTGCGCTTAATTACTGAGATTGTTCGCTCATTAAATGATGACAGATATCAAGCACTTATGTGGTAA
- a CDS encoding CPBP family intramembrane glutamic endopeptidase, with translation MSKEVQHCYCQTQTTVEEKFKLKKIVKRDFLLVPLYVLAIFILPDLFANITTWILAIVNGYLSEDYLNSFYNDASTVYAFVGEAIVILIFYLLHKRTMITTAMTKIKELKKYIPLLIICALSTEVFTSLWEYSIDFLPEQYQYYETVNEEGIEELFTHTWITPILFIDIVIFTPIIEELLFRHLIIHELGKKLTYGLMYIVSIVGFTYFHCTDAVSPFEAGPYFIAAVVFVIGYHFSHRNLAVPIALHMITNLIAF, from the coding sequence ATGTCAAAGGAAGTACAACATTGTTATTGTCAAACTCAAACTACCGTTGAGGAAAAATTTAAATTAAAGAAAATAGTCAAAAGGGATTTTTTGCTTGTTCCTCTATATGTTTTGGCAATTTTTATTTTACCTGATTTGTTCGCTAATATTACAACGTGGATATTAGCTATAGTTAATGGTTATTTATCTGAAGATTATTTAAATAGCTTTTATAATGATGCAAGTACTGTATATGCATTTGTCGGAGAGGCAATTGTTATTCTTATTTTTTATTTATTGCATAAAAGAACGATGATAACGACTGCAATGACTAAAATTAAAGAATTAAAAAAATATATACCATTACTTATTATTTGTGCGTTAAGCACAGAGGTTTTTACAAGTCTTTGGGAATATTCAATTGATTTTTTACCTGAACAATATCAATATTATGAGACAGTTAATGAAGAAGGAATTGAAGAGTTATTTACACATACGTGGATAACACCCATACTATTTATAGATATTGTTATTTTTACACCAATCATTGAAGAACTTTTATTTCGTCATTTAATCATTCATGAACTAGGTAAAAAATTAACTTATGGTTTGATGTATATTGTGTCAATAGTGGGATTTACATATTTTCATTGTACTGATGCAGTTTCACCATTTGAAGCAGGACCTTACTTTATTGCAGCAGTCGTATTTGTTATAGGTTACCATTTTAGCCACCGTAATTTAGCAGTACCCATTGCTTTGCATATGATTACAAATTTAATAGCATTTTAA
- a CDS encoding acetylornithine deacetylase: protein MGYQLDKRQFEILDMLVRFNTESPPGRNTDPLQDEIETLLKQLDFSIQREQLYDNDSVIVATLKGHNPKAPKLILNGHVDVASVDDDQYWQYPPFKLTNKDEWLYGRGVSDMKGGMSSLFYVLEQLHQEGQRPEGDIIVQSVVGEEVGEAGTKRACEIGPKGDLALVLDTSENQALGQGGVITGWITVKSKNTIHDGARSQTIHAGGGLFGASAIEKMTKVIQSLNELERHWAVMKKSPGMPPGANTINPAVIEGGRHPAFIADECRLWITVHYLPNESYESVVNEIEQYLNKVAEADVWLRENPLEFEWGGTSMIEDKGEIFPSFTVPTHHPGFKQLEEAHEHVHNKKLEHGMSTTVTDGGWTAHFGIPTILYGPGSLEEAHSVDEKIKAKELAQYSDVLYTFLKEWYAHPQSYKS, encoded by the coding sequence ATGGGATATCAATTGGATAAACGTCAATTTGAAATTTTAGATATGCTAGTGAGATTTAATACTGAAAGTCCACCTGGACGTAATACAGATCCATTGCAAGATGAAATCGAAACGTTACTTAAACAACTGGATTTTTCAATACAGAGAGAACAGTTATACGACAATGATAGTGTGATAGTAGCTACCTTAAAAGGGCACAATCCTAAAGCGCCAAAACTGATATTGAATGGACATGTTGATGTAGCTTCTGTAGATGACGATCAATATTGGCAGTATCCACCTTTTAAACTTACCAACAAAGATGAATGGTTATACGGTCGTGGCGTTAGCGATATGAAAGGTGGTATGTCTTCATTATTCTACGTCTTGGAGCAATTACATCAAGAGGGGCAACGTCCAGAAGGTGATATTATTGTTCAATCAGTAGTCGGTGAAGAAGTAGGTGAAGCAGGAACTAAACGTGCATGTGAAATAGGACCTAAAGGTGACTTAGCCCTTGTCTTAGATACGAGTGAGAATCAAGCACTTGGGCAAGGTGGTGTGATTACCGGATGGATTACAGTTAAAAGTAAAAATACAATACATGATGGTGCGCGTAGTCAAACGATACATGCTGGTGGGGGCTTGTTTGGTGCAAGTGCCATTGAAAAAATGACAAAGGTGATTCAATCGCTTAATGAACTTGAAAGGCATTGGGCTGTCATGAAGAAGAGCCCTGGAATGCCTCCAGGTGCGAATACAATTAACCCAGCTGTCATAGAAGGTGGACGTCACCCTGCATTTATTGCAGATGAATGTCGATTATGGATTACTGTTCATTACTTACCGAACGAAAGTTATGAATCTGTAGTTAATGAAATAGAGCAATATTTAAATAAGGTTGCAGAAGCAGATGTATGGCTCAGAGAGAATCCACTTGAATTTGAATGGGGTGGTACATCCATGATTGAGGATAAAGGAGAAATCTTCCCAAGTTTCACTGTTCCGACACATCATCCAGGTTTTAAGCAATTAGAAGAAGCACATGAACATGTTCATAATAAAAAGCTTGAACATGGTATGAGTACAACTGTAACTGATGGAGGTTGGACAGCACATTTTGGCATTCCCACGATATTATATGGCCCAGGTAGTTTAGAAGAGGCACATAGCGTAGATGAGAAAATAAAAGCAAAGGAATTAGCTCAATATAGTGATGTTTTATATACATTTTTAAAAGAGTGGTATGCACACCCACAATCCTATAAATCATAA
- a CDS encoding SDR family oxidoreductase — MERLENKIAVITGASTGIGQASAVALAKEGAHVLALDISDQLEETVQSINDNGGKATAYRVDISDDKQVKQFSEKIAQEFGHVDVIFNNAGVDNGAGRIHEYPVEVFDKIMAVDMRGTFLVTKFLLPLMMKQGGSIINTASFSGQAADLYRSGYNAAKGGVINFTKSIAIEYGRENIRANAIAPGTIETPLVDNLAGTSDEEAGQTFRENQKWVTPLGRLGTPEEVGKLVAFLASDDSSFITGETIRIDGGVMAYTWPGEMLSDESWKNSTK, encoded by the coding sequence ATGGAACGTTTAGAAAACAAAATCGCAGTGATTACTGGTGCGAGTACTGGTATTGGACAAGCATCAGCCGTGGCGTTAGCAAAAGAAGGAGCACATGTGTTAGCGCTTGATATATCAGATCAATTAGAAGAAACTGTGCAGTCTATTAATGATAATGGTGGGAAAGCAACTGCATATCGCGTAGACATTTCAGATGATAAACAAGTCAAACAATTCTCAGAAAAAATAGCACAAGAATTTGGACATGTAGATGTTATTTTTAATAATGCGGGTGTAGATAATGGCGCCGGACGTATTCATGAGTATCCAGTTGAAGTGTTTGATAAAATTATGGCTGTTGATATGAGAGGAACGTTTTTAGTAACTAAATTTTTATTACCTTTAATGATGAAACAAGGTGGTTCTATTATTAATACAGCTTCATTCTCTGGACAAGCTGCCGATTTATACCGTTCAGGGTATAATGCTGCAAAGGGCGGTGTCATTAATTTCACAAAATCTATCGCTATAGAATACGGACGTGAAAATATTCGTGCTAATGCCATAGCACCTGGAACAATCGAAACACCACTTGTTGATAATTTAGCAGGTACATCAGATGAAGAAGCCGGACAAACATTCCGAGAAAATCAAAAATGGGTAACACCATTAGGTCGACTAGGAACACCGGAAGAAGTCGGCAAACTTGTAGCCTTTTTAGCTTCCGATGATAGTTCATTTATAACTGGTGAAACTATTCGTATTGATGGTGGCGTGATGGCTTATACATGGCCTGGAGAAATGTTAAGTGATGAAAGTTGGAAAAACTCTACTAAATAA
- a CDS encoding YehR family lipoprotein has product MKKVISLLVVLVISAVSLSACGKERTKTYEGEVNGKQVITSLTYKDDEVLKQSTIATVKYDDLGIGKDEAKQMFKNDEQAFKGIDGVTYKTDYKERKAIEHIDIDYKDADIDQLKKNLGFISSDAKKGDHVSMDRVVKQLKRNGLKDKSKMNEDN; this is encoded by the coding sequence ATGAAAAAAGTCATATCGCTTTTAGTAGTATTAGTTATAAGTGCTGTATCTCTTTCGGCATGTGGGAAAGAACGCACAAAAACTTATGAAGGCGAAGTAAACGGAAAGCAAGTGATTACATCTTTGACATACAAAGATGATGAAGTTCTCAAACAATCTACTATAGCAACAGTTAAATATGATGATTTAGGCATCGGTAAAGATGAAGCTAAACAAATGTTTAAAAATGATGAACAAGCATTCAAAGGGATAGACGGGGTTACATATAAAACAGATTATAAAGAGCGAAAGGCCATCGAACATATCGATATTGATTATAAAGATGCCGATATAGATCAGCTTAAGAAAAATTTAGGTTTCATATCATCCGATGCAAAAAAGGGTGACCATGTTAGTATGGATAGGGTTGTCAAACAACTTAAACGTAATGGTTTAAAAGATAAAAGTAAAATGAATGAAGATAATTAA
- a CDS encoding FMN-binding glutamate synthase family protein — translation MSVLTVMQFIVNIIIMIVLLTIMILGVIWLFKDKGQNQHSVLRNFPVLGRIRYISEKIGPELRQYFFANDNEGKPFSRSDYKNIVLAGKYKSRMTSFGTGKDYLEGFYIQNTMFPLQATELHIDHTEFISTFLYHIENERLFSREEYRKSAQVDPFFLTDEHAVVLGSNLKHPFKIKRLVGQSGMSYGALGKNAITALSMGLAKAGTWMNTGEGGLSEYHLKGNGDIIYQIGPGLFGVRDHDGNFNRDMFINLAEHNNVRAFEIKLAQGAKTRGGHMEGNKVTEEIARIRNVKPYETINSPNRFDFIKNPTDLLNFVNHLQSIGQKPVGFKIVVSKVEEIEALVKTMVEIDTYPSFITVDGGEGGTGATFQELEDGVGLPLFTALPIVSSMLEKYGIRNKVKIFASGKLVTPDKIAIALGLGADLVNIARGMMISVGCIMSQQCHLNTCPVGVATTDPKKEKGLIVDEKQYRVTNYVTSLHEGLFNIAAAVGVHSPTEITSDHIIYRQLDGTTTSIQDYKLKLIS, via the coding sequence ATGTCAGTTTTAACTGTCATGCAATTCATAGTCAATATTATCATCATGATTGTGTTATTAACGATTATGATTCTTGGGGTTATTTGGTTATTTAAAGATAAAGGTCAAAATCAACACAGTGTACTAAGAAATTTTCCTGTTTTGGGTCGAATCCGTTATATTTCTGAAAAAATCGGTCCCGAATTAAGACAATATTTCTTCGCTAACGATAATGAAGGAAAACCTTTTTCACGAAGTGATTATAAAAACATCGTTTTAGCTGGAAAATATAAATCAAGAATGACCAGTTTTGGTACAGGGAAAGATTACTTAGAGGGATTTTATATTCAAAATACGATGTTCCCACTTCAAGCAACTGAATTACATATCGATCATACTGAATTCATTTCTACATTCTTATATCATATTGAGAATGAGCGCCTATTTAGTAGAGAAGAATACAGAAAAAGCGCTCAGGTTGATCCGTTTTTCTTAACTGATGAACATGCAGTAGTATTGGGCTCTAACCTTAAGCATCCCTTTAAAATCAAACGCTTAGTTGGTCAATCTGGGATGAGTTATGGCGCTTTAGGTAAAAATGCAATTACTGCACTGTCAATGGGGTTAGCTAAAGCTGGTACATGGATGAATACAGGTGAAGGTGGATTATCTGAATATCATTTGAAAGGTAATGGTGACATCATCTATCAAATTGGTCCAGGACTCTTTGGAGTAAGAGATCATGATGGCAATTTTAATAGAGACATGTTTATCAATCTTGCCGAACACAATAATGTACGCGCATTTGAAATTAAGTTAGCTCAAGGTGCTAAAACACGTGGTGGGCATATGGAGGGAAACAAAGTCACAGAAGAGATTGCACGCATTAGAAATGTGAAACCATATGAAACTATTAATTCACCTAATCGTTTTGATTTTATTAAAAATCCAACAGATTTACTGAATTTCGTTAATCATTTACAATCGATAGGTCAAAAACCTGTCGGCTTCAAAATTGTTGTCAGTAAAGTTGAAGAAATAGAGGCGTTAGTTAAAACAATGGTAGAGATAGACACCTATCCAAGCTTTATTACTGTTGATGGTGGTGAAGGTGGTACAGGCGCTACCTTCCAAGAGCTTGAAGATGGTGTTGGTTTACCGTTATTTACAGCACTTCCTATCGTTTCAAGTATGTTAGAAAAGTATGGCATAAGAAACAAGGTTAAAATTTTTGCGTCCGGTAAATTAGTGACTCCAGATAAAATCGCTATTGCATTAGGATTAGGTGCGGATCTCGTCAATATTGCTAGAGGTATGATGATAAGTGTAGGTTGCATCATGAGCCAACAATGTCATTTAAATACATGTCCAGTTGGAGTAGCAACAACCGATCCTAAAAAGGAAAAGGGACTTATTGTTGATGAAAAACAATACCGTGTTACAAATTATGTTACAAGTTTGCATGAAGGTTTATTTAACATCGCTGCAGCTGTAGGCGTTCATAGTCCAACGGAGATTACTTCCGACCATATTATCTATAGACAATTAGATGGCACTACAACGTCCATTCAGGATTATAAACTTAAATTAATTTCTTAA
- the ppx gene encoding exopolyphosphatase, giving the protein MEERIGLIDIGSNTIRLVIFGYNKKTGLNEILNIKTPARLSQYLTKSNEMNDEGIHVLKETLSSFRKVADKFNVDALYPIATAAIRQSKNREAIIKEIKQDIHIEIQIVPEEDEAFYGYYAITHTTDIENGISVDIGGGSTEVTLFKDKQLKEAHSFPFGVVSLKRQFFGDKAHNDKTAIKNMEQFLREQFSQLDWLSNQHIALVGVGGSARNVARIHQSAHAYPIGGVHNYKMTSKDINNVYDLIRKSSRDELTNLDGLSRDRVDIILPAISVFKTLFKKIDATQFTFSRKGIREGFIMNHISKRYPDEFNKSNVRKDALRHLANEYHIEETSANRRVKLAQSLLNQIISERSLNISAMEKELFIEGAYIYYLGSFIDSDSSSPHTYYLIANSMINGFSHKDRVKLALLASFKNKSLLKFYCKETQWFSNKEIDTIQALGGIIKFANTLNISHTSFVEEVKLKAKKDDKYDLLVYYKGSPIAEEYQANRQKKHIEKILKGKVSIIFTKS; this is encoded by the coding sequence ATGGAAGAAAGAATTGGTTTGATAGACATTGGTTCCAACACGATTCGACTTGTTATATTTGGCTACAATAAAAAAACTGGGCTCAATGAAATACTGAATATAAAGACACCTGCACGATTAAGTCAATATCTCACTAAGTCCAATGAAATGAATGATGAAGGTATTCATGTTTTAAAAGAAACATTAAGCAGTTTTAGAAAAGTTGCGGATAAATTTAACGTTGATGCATTATATCCCATCGCAACAGCTGCTATCCGTCAATCAAAAAATCGTGAAGCTATCATTAAAGAAATTAAACAAGATATTCATATAGAAATTCAAATTGTACCTGAAGAAGATGAAGCATTTTACGGTTACTATGCGATTACACATACTACTGATATTGAAAATGGAATTTCTGTCGATATCGGTGGCGGTTCTACCGAAGTTACCCTTTTCAAAGACAAACAACTTAAAGAGGCTCATAGCTTTCCATTCGGCGTGGTATCACTTAAGCGTCAGTTTTTTGGTGATAAAGCACACAATGACAAAACAGCCATTAAAAATATGGAACAGTTTTTACGTGAGCAATTTAGTCAGTTAGACTGGCTATCCAACCAACATATTGCGCTTGTAGGAGTAGGTGGTTCTGCACGTAATGTTGCACGCATTCATCAATCAGCACATGCATACCCTATCGGTGGCGTTCATAACTATAAGATGACTTCGAAAGATATTAACAATGTTTATGATTTAATCCGTAAAAGTTCTCGCGATGAACTTACAAATTTAGACGGTTTAAGCCGCGATCGCGTCGATATTATTCTGCCAGCTATCTCCGTCTTTAAAACACTTTTCAAAAAAATTGACGCCACACAATTCACCTTCTCAAGAAAAGGAATTCGTGAAGGATTTATTATGAACCACATCAGCAAACGATATCCTGATGAGTTTAATAAAAGTAACGTACGTAAAGATGCATTACGTCATTTAGCGAATGAATATCATATTGAAGAAACGAGTGCTAATCGTCGTGTGAAATTAGCTCAATCCTTATTGAATCAAATTATAAGTGAACGATCACTTAATATTTCAGCAATGGAAAAAGAATTATTTATTGAAGGTGCCTACATTTATTACCTAGGTAGTTTCATTGATTCAGACTCAAGTTCACCACATACGTATTACTTAATCGCAAATTCAATGATTAACGGCTTTTCGCATAAAGATCGTGTGAAATTAGCTTTGTTAGCTAGTTTTAAAAACAAATCTTTACTTAAATTCTATTGCAAAGAAACACAGTGGTTTAGTAATAAAGAAATAGATACAATACAAGCTTTAGGGGGGATTATTAAATTTGCAAACACCTTGAATATCTCACATACTAGTTTTGTAGAGGAAGTTAAACTAAAAGCAAAGAAAGATGACAAATACGATTTATTAGTTTATTACAAAGGTTCACCTATTGCAGAAGAATACCAAGCAAATCGTCAGAAAAAGCATATTGAAAAAATATTAAAAGGTAAGGTTTCTATTATATTTACAAAATCTTAA